A window from Leptothermofonsia sichuanensis E412 encodes these proteins:
- the rsmH gene encoding 16S rRNA (cytosine(1402)-N(4))-methyltransferase RsmH — MPETTPEADHTPFEFSHIPVLGTEVVAGLAVCPEGHYLDATVGGGGHSRLILEVAPDVRVTALDQDVQAIAAAQHTLAPYGDRVQFWHTNFANYDPGQQQFNGILADLGVSSAQFDIPDRGFSFRLEAPLDMRMDQSQELTAADIINHWDETKLANIFYTYGEERLSRRIARRIVERRPFQITTELAEAIAHCVPRAYRYGRIHPATRVFQALRIAVNRELEVLERFLDQAPQWLKPGGRLAIISFHSLEDRIVKHCFRESEWLTVLTKKPILPTESEVEQNPRARSAKLRIAERK, encoded by the coding sequence ATGCCTGAGACCACCCCGGAAGCCGACCATACCCCTTTCGAGTTTAGCCATATCCCTGTATTGGGCACCGAGGTGGTGGCAGGGCTGGCAGTCTGCCCAGAGGGGCATTATCTGGATGCAACGGTTGGTGGCGGTGGCCACAGTCGCTTGATTCTGGAGGTGGCACCGGATGTGCGGGTAACGGCGTTAGACCAGGACGTCCAGGCGATCGCGGCAGCTCAACACACCCTTGCCCCATACGGCGATCGAGTCCAGTTTTGGCACACAAATTTTGCCAACTATGATCCCGGTCAGCAACAATTTAACGGGATTCTTGCCGATTTGGGGGTCAGTTCGGCGCAGTTTGATATTCCTGATCGCGGCTTCAGCTTTCGACTGGAAGCCCCTCTCGATATGCGCATGGATCAAAGCCAGGAGTTAACCGCAGCGGATATCATTAACCACTGGGACGAAACAAAACTGGCGAATATCTTTTACACCTATGGGGAAGAGCGGCTATCTCGCCGTATCGCCCGCCGGATTGTGGAGCGGCGCCCGTTTCAAATCACCACGGAGCTGGCAGAGGCGATCGCCCACTGTGTTCCCAGGGCTTACCGTTACGGGCGAATTCACCCGGCAACCCGTGTGTTTCAGGCACTCCGAATTGCTGTCAACCGGGAACTGGAAGTGCTGGAAAGGTTCCTTGACCAGGCTCCCCAATGGCTCAAACCGGGGGGCAGACTTGCTATCATCAGCTTTCACAGCCTGGAAGACCGAATTGTGAAGCATTGTTTCAGAGAATCGGAGTGGCTCACTGTGCTGACTAAAAAGCCAATTTTGCCCACGGAGTCAGAAGTTGAACAGAATCCAAGAGCACGATCGGCAAAACTCCGTATTGCGGAGCGGAAGTAG
- the purE gene encoding 5-(carboxyamino)imidazole ribonucleotide mutase yields MSHPLIGIIMGSDSDLPTMKEAIAACEEFGISCEVGIVSAHRTPERMVTYAKDAHQRGLKVIIAGAGGAAHLPGMVAALTPLPVIGVPVPSRHLQGVDSLYSIVQMPAGIPVATVAIGNARNAGLLAVQILASHDPPLLEKVQQYRHSLNQLVMEKQARLDAIGYQKYLET; encoded by the coding sequence ATGTCCCACCCCCTGATTGGCATCATTATGGGCAGCGACTCAGATTTGCCGACGATGAAGGAAGCGATCGCTGCCTGTGAAGAATTTGGCATCTCCTGTGAAGTTGGGATTGTCTCAGCCCACCGGACTCCTGAACGCATGGTGACATACGCTAAAGACGCTCACCAACGCGGACTGAAGGTCATTATTGCTGGAGCTGGAGGAGCTGCCCACCTGCCCGGTATGGTGGCAGCGTTGACCCCCCTGCCCGTCATTGGGGTTCCCGTTCCCAGTCGTCACCTGCAAGGGGTGGACTCGCTTTACTCCATTGTGCAGATGCCTGCGGGAATTCCAGTAGCGACTGTGGCAATCGGCAATGCCCGGAATGCAGGGTTGTTAGCCGTGCAAATTCTGGCCAGCCATGATCCACCATTGTTGGAAAAGGTTCAGCAATACCGCCACAGCCTGAATCAACTGGTTATGGAGAAGCAGGCAAGGCTGGATGCCATTGGTTATCAAAAGTATTTGGAAACGTGA
- the petE gene encoding plastocyanin, with the protein MKLFTAAARNICLTLSVALLFVSSLFLSPSPAAAATHTVKMGGDTGMLVFQPDKLNVKPGDTVQFVVNKVPPHNVVFDDKAIPGNDKALAKSLSHQNMEMTPGSNFEITIPKDAPAGEYTYFCAPHRSAGMVGKLIVG; encoded by the coding sequence ATGAAATTGTTTACTGCGGCTGCAAGAAACATTTGCCTGACCCTGTCGGTTGCTCTGCTGTTCGTGAGTAGCCTCTTCCTGTCCCCCTCTCCCGCGGCGGCGGCAACCCACACAGTCAAAATGGGTGGCGATACTGGAATGCTGGTATTTCAACCCGATAAGCTGAACGTTAAACCGGGTGACACTGTTCAGTTTGTCGTTAACAAAGTCCCTCCCCACAATGTCGTTTTTGATGACAAAGCCATCCCTGGTAATGACAAGGCTCTGGCTAAATCTCTGTCCCATCAGAACATGGAAATGACCCCCGGCTCAAACTTTGAAATCACTATTCCCAAAGATGCACCTGCCGGTGAGTACACCTACTTCTGTGCACCTCACCGTAGCGCCGGTATGGTGGGTAAGCTGATTGTTGGCTAG
- the murD gene encoding UDP-N-acetylmuramoyl-L-alanine--D-glutamate ligase, with protein sequence MPNAFVIGLGKSGVAAARLLKRQGWQVVVKDRGVTEGLRQQQQELEAEGITVHLGDGYSPDQVSASDAQLIVVSPGVPWDAPGLLRARELGIETIGEMELAWRHLQPCPWVGITGTNGKTTTTALIAAIFQAAGFHAPAFGNIGYAACEVALAEKNPDWAIAEISSYQIEASPTISPQIAVWTTFTPDHLNRHRTLENYYAIKAHLLSQAKHQVFNGDDPYLRRVGQQQGHPVRADACWTSVSGRADLLGESALGVFIEDAWVRTEKELILPVNLLRMPGNHNQQNLLMAVAAARLAGIDKGAIAHAIATFPGVPHRLEPICTWQGIDFINDSKATNYDAAQVGLAAVNSPAILIAGGEPKIGDDTAWIATIRDRAAFVLLIGDAAPTFAQRLQQAGYTSLEIVETMERAVPRSAELAKQYNAPIVLLSPACASFDQYQNFEQRGDHFRQICLEQLGQ encoded by the coding sequence ATGCCCAATGCTTTTGTCATCGGACTCGGAAAATCAGGCGTCGCCGCCGCGCGATTACTCAAGCGGCAGGGCTGGCAGGTCGTTGTCAAAGACCGGGGAGTAACTGAAGGATTACGTCAACAGCAACAGGAACTTGAGGCAGAGGGCATTACCGTTCACCTGGGAGATGGCTACAGTCCCGATCAGGTTTCAGCATCCGATGCTCAGTTGATTGTGGTCAGTCCAGGGGTTCCGTGGGATGCGCCAGGATTGTTGCGTGCCAGGGAACTGGGAATTGAAACCATCGGTGAAATGGAACTGGCATGGCGGCATTTGCAACCCTGCCCCTGGGTTGGGATCACTGGAACCAACGGTAAAACCACGACAACGGCTTTGATCGCCGCCATTTTTCAGGCCGCCGGGTTCCATGCACCCGCCTTTGGAAATATTGGCTATGCGGCCTGTGAGGTGGCTCTGGCAGAAAAAAACCCAGACTGGGCGATCGCTGAAATTAGCAGCTACCAGATTGAAGCTTCCCCCACCATTTCACCTCAAATCGCTGTCTGGACAACCTTTACCCCCGACCACCTGAACCGCCATCGGACCCTGGAAAACTATTACGCCATCAAAGCCCATCTGCTGAGTCAGGCAAAACATCAGGTATTCAATGGGGACGACCCTTATCTGCGCCGGGTGGGGCAGCAGCAGGGACACCCGGTTCGTGCCGATGCCTGCTGGACCAGTGTGAGCGGTCGGGCTGACCTGTTGGGTGAATCGGCCCTGGGCGTTTTTATTGAAGATGCCTGGGTGAGAACGGAGAAAGAATTGATTCTACCAGTCAACCTGTTGCGGATGCCCGGAAACCATAACCAGCAAAACCTGCTGATGGCAGTTGCTGCCGCCAGATTAGCGGGCATTGACAAAGGGGCGATCGCCCATGCCATTGCCACCTTCCCTGGAGTGCCCCATCGGTTAGAACCCATTTGCACCTGGCAGGGAATTGACTTTATCAATGACAGCAAAGCGACGAATTACGATGCTGCCCAGGTTGGACTGGCCGCCGTCAACAGCCCGGCCATTCTGATCGCTGGAGGGGAGCCAAAAATCGGAGATGATACTGCCTGGATCGCCACCATCCGCGATAGAGCCGCCTTTGTGCTGCTGATTGGGGATGCCGCCCCTACCTTCGCCCAGCGGTTGCAACAGGCAGGCTATACCAGTCTGGAAATTGTGGAAACCATGGAACGGGCAGTACCGCGATCGGCAGAACTGGCAAAACAATACAATGCCCCGATCGTTCTGCTTTCCCCCGCCTGTGCCAGCTTTGACCAGTACCAGAACTTTGAACAGCGGGGGGACCATTTCCGGCAAATTTGCCTGGAGCAGTTGGGGCAGTAG
- the psbV gene encoding photosystem II cytochrome c-550 has translation MLKRYIWLALATVFFTFQVFVGTVSAAELDVNTRTVPLNDKGDTIVLSLKQVKEGKRLFQYACAQCHVGGITKTDPNVTLDPESLSLATPPRNNINALVDYMENPTSYDGVDSIAEVHPSLKSKDTFPEMRNLTKDDLVAIAGHILLQPKVVGEKWGGGKIYY, from the coding sequence ATGCTTAAAAGATACATTTGGCTGGCTCTAGCCACTGTATTTTTCACCTTTCAAGTCTTTGTCGGAACCGTCTCGGCGGCTGAACTGGACGTCAATACTCGGACAGTTCCCCTGAATGATAAAGGTGACACGATTGTATTGAGCTTGAAGCAAGTTAAGGAAGGGAAGCGTCTGTTCCAATATGCCTGCGCCCAATGTCATGTTGGAGGCATCACCAAGACCGATCCGAATGTCACCCTCGACCCGGAATCGCTGTCCCTGGCAACGCCGCCCCGCAACAATATCAACGCCCTGGTTGATTACATGGAAAATCCAACCAGCTATGACGGGGTTGACTCTATTGCTGAAGTTCACCCCAGCCTGAAGAGCAAGGATACCTTTCCAGAAATGCGTAACCTGACTAAGGATGATCTGGTGGCGATCGCCGGGCATATCCTGCTTCAACCTAAAGTGGTAGGCGAAAAATGGGGAGGCGGTAAGATCTATTACTAG
- the petJ gene encoding cytochrome c6 PetJ: protein MRKIWSLIAVAIALLSFTLARPALAADIALGAKVFSANCAACHMAGGNVVAANKNLKAETLKQFGMDSASAIINQVTNGKNAMPAFKGRLNDEQIEAVAAYVLDQSAKGWK, encoded by the coding sequence ATGAGAAAAATTTGGTCATTGATTGCCGTTGCGATCGCCCTCCTGTCCTTCACCCTGGCCCGCCCTGCCCTGGCCGCAGATATTGCTCTGGGGGCTAAAGTGTTCAGTGCTAACTGTGCCGCCTGCCACATGGCTGGTGGGAACGTTGTGGCTGCCAACAAAAACCTGAAAGCTGAAACCCTGAAGCAGTTTGGCATGGACTCAGCCAGTGCCATCATCAACCAGGTCACCAATGGCAAAAATGCCATGCCTGCCTTTAAGGGGCGCTTGAATGATGAGCAAATTGAGGCTGTAGCTGCCTATGTGCTGGATCAGTCTGCTAAAGGCTGGAAGTAG
- a CDS encoding rhomboid family intramembrane serine protease: MVPIRDNNPTQITPFVTYGLIIANIAVFLYQLTMTPNELKEFFFTWAVVPAELTQSFTGETVSAIPEWITLFTSQFLHGGFLHIAGNMLFLWIFGNNVEEQLGHLRYLIFYLLCGALAALTQWFFSAYSMIPSLGASGAIAGVMGAYIIRFPKARVLTLIPLGFILVPINIPAFVFLGIWFVQQALYGVASLDAQMNIGTEGGGIAYWAHAGGFVFGVILGPLLGLFSGPQPRR; this comes from the coding sequence GTGGTTCCTATTCGCGATAATAACCCAACTCAGATTACTCCATTTGTCACCTATGGGCTAATCATTGCTAATATTGCGGTCTTTCTGTACCAGCTCACGATGACCCCCAATGAACTGAAGGAATTTTTCTTTACCTGGGCAGTTGTGCCCGCGGAGTTAACCCAAAGCTTTACGGGGGAAACCGTCTCCGCCATTCCAGAATGGATTACCCTGTTCACCTCCCAATTCCTGCATGGAGGCTTCCTGCACATTGCCGGAAACATGCTATTTCTCTGGATCTTTGGCAATAATGTGGAGGAGCAGTTGGGGCATTTGCGTTACCTGATTTTTTATCTTCTGTGTGGAGCGCTGGCTGCCCTTACCCAATGGTTTTTCTCTGCCTATTCAATGATTCCATCTCTGGGGGCAAGTGGGGCGATCGCAGGCGTAATGGGTGCCTATATCATCCGCTTCCCCAAAGCACGAGTCCTGACCCTGATCCCATTGGGTTTTATTCTAGTTCCAATTAATATTCCCGCCTTTGTCTTTCTGGGCATCTGGTTTGTACAGCAGGCGCTGTACGGGGTTGCCAGTCTCGACGCGCAGATGAACATTGGCACCGAAGGCGGTGGCATTGCCTACTGGGCTCACGCCGGCGGTTTTGTTTTTGGGGTAATTTTGGGACCGCTGCTGGGGTTATTCTCTGGACCGCAACCGCGACGATAA
- the dnaB gene encoding replicative DNA helicase, whose translation MVQELNFQAYSDRLPPQNIDAEESILGGILLDPEAINRIVDLLRPEAFYLSAHQEIYRAALVLQSQGSPTDLMSITSWLRDRGLLEKVGGQSKLVQLIDRTVSAVNIDQYALLVMEKYMRRQLIRAGNEISHLGHDASVELEQLLDEAEQKIFSVTQERPQQGLMATADILTHTFTDIESRSLGMVLPGLSCGFYDLDAMTQGFQRSDLIIVAGRPSMGKCLSASSEIVLSDGSIATIEEIYHRKQATLLTLGEDWRFKLTQPSRFVDDGIKPIFRVTTRLGRSIETTLTHPYLTVQGWQPLAELEPGDRIAVPRKIEVFGTEAIRECAVKLLGYVIGDGSLTGVNPGLTSANPQIQNDFIQAVNEFGNLSIRKETAGGARTPSFYVSANLEVAAESRKQFGERLQSLLVEKHLTGRKLAELLDVSPSLVCQWQKGICVPGVEAMRQLCQLLNIEPCNLFPGEIPTARSRNTLTAWLWEIGLWGKSAHEKTVPSLVFRLPRSQLALFLNRLFATDGWATTLTSGQVQLGYATVSERLARQIQHLLLRFGILATLKQRFVKYQGARRVAWQLDITDAQSIKTFSSEIGIFGKEEALLNVQETLCHRNYQTNRDLIPIRVWKQLEVARNGEPWAALARRAGILGSTNIHVGKRAPTRERLFCIPSAIGDENLQNLATSDLYWDEIVSIEPMGENQVYDLTIPDTHNFVANDICVHNTSFVLNIARNIAAFHKLPVAVFSLEMSKEQLVQRLLASEVRIESGRLRAGRISQNEWEPLGHAISTLSQLPIFIDDTPSISITEMRSKARRLQAEQGGALGLVMLDYLQLMEGGSDNRVQELSKVTRALKSLARELNVPVIALSQLSRSVESRTNKRPMMSDLRESGAIEQDADLIMMLYRDEYYNPDTPDRGIAEVILSKHRNGPTGTVKLLFESQFTQFRNLATPNRNYS comes from the coding sequence ATGGTTCAGGAACTCAATTTCCAGGCTTACAGCGATCGCCTGCCGCCCCAGAATATTGATGCGGAGGAGTCGATCCTGGGTGGTATTTTGCTGGATCCGGAGGCAATTAACCGGATTGTGGATCTGTTACGCCCGGAGGCATTTTATCTGAGTGCCCACCAGGAAATTTACCGGGCAGCCCTGGTATTACAGAGCCAGGGAAGTCCCACGGATTTGATGAGCATCACGTCCTGGTTGCGCGATCGGGGCTTACTGGAGAAGGTGGGCGGGCAGAGCAAGCTCGTGCAACTGATCGATCGCACCGTCAGCGCTGTCAACATTGACCAGTATGCTCTCCTGGTGATGGAAAAATACATGCGCCGCCAGTTAATTCGGGCGGGCAATGAGATTTCCCACCTGGGGCACGATGCCTCTGTGGAACTGGAGCAGTTACTGGATGAAGCGGAACAGAAAATTTTCAGCGTCACCCAGGAACGCCCGCAGCAGGGCTTGATGGCAACCGCTGACATACTCACCCACACCTTTACTGACATTGAGAGCCGATCGCTGGGCATGGTGTTACCCGGTCTTTCCTGTGGCTTCTATGACCTGGATGCCATGACTCAGGGTTTCCAGCGATCAGACCTGATCATCGTGGCGGGTCGCCCGTCCATGGGGAAATGCTTGAGTGCATCCTCAGAGATTGTCTTATCCGATGGCAGCATTGCCACGATTGAAGAGATTTATCACCGCAAGCAAGCAACCCTGCTGACCCTGGGTGAGGACTGGAGGTTCAAACTGACCCAACCCTCCCGCTTTGTTGATGATGGCATCAAGCCTATCTTTCGAGTAACAACCCGATTGGGGCGATCAATCGAAACCACCTTGACCCATCCCTACTTAACCGTTCAGGGATGGCAGCCGTTGGCAGAGCTAGAGCCTGGAGACAGGATTGCCGTACCCCGTAAAATCGAAGTTTTTGGCACAGAGGCGATTCGGGAATGTGCTGTGAAGCTCCTGGGTTATGTAATTGGTGATGGTTCCCTGACCGGAGTCAACCCTGGATTGACCAGTGCAAATCCTCAGATCCAAAACGATTTTATTCAGGCGGTGAATGAGTTTGGCAATTTAAGTATACGCAAAGAAACCGCTGGCGGTGCCCGGACTCCTTCCTTCTACGTATCAGCCAATCTGGAAGTCGCTGCCGAAAGCCGAAAACAGTTTGGTGAGCGCCTGCAAAGCTTACTGGTAGAGAAGCACTTAACTGGAAGAAAACTGGCAGAATTACTCGACGTTAGCCCCAGTCTGGTTTGCCAGTGGCAAAAGGGAATCTGTGTTCCTGGCGTAGAAGCAATGCGTCAACTCTGCCAACTACTTAATATTGAGCCGTGTAATCTCTTTCCCGGCGAAATTCCTACCGCCAGGAGTCGTAATACGCTGACTGCCTGGTTATGGGAAATTGGTTTGTGGGGCAAGAGTGCCCATGAAAAGACGGTTCCATCCCTGGTCTTCAGGTTACCGCGATCGCAGCTTGCCCTGTTCCTGAATCGACTATTTGCGACGGATGGATGGGCAACCACCCTTACCAGTGGTCAGGTTCAGCTTGGCTATGCCACCGTTAGTGAGCGTCTGGCAAGACAGATACAGCACCTGCTACTGCGGTTTGGCATTCTGGCTACCTTGAAGCAGCGGTTTGTGAAATACCAGGGTGCCCGCCGAGTGGCATGGCAACTGGATATCACCGATGCCCAATCCATCAAGACCTTTAGTTCAGAAATTGGCATTTTTGGCAAAGAAGAAGCGCTCTTGAACGTACAGGAAACCTTATGTCACAGAAACTATCAAACGAATCGCGATCTAATTCCAATCAGGGTATGGAAACAGCTTGAAGTTGCTAGGAATGGTGAGCCTTGGGCAGCCCTGGCGCGTCGGGCTGGAATTTTAGGCTCTACCAATATCCATGTCGGTAAACGGGCACCCACACGAGAACGATTGTTCTGCATACCTAGCGCCATTGGTGATGAAAACCTACAAAACCTGGCGACGAGTGACCTTTACTGGGATGAGATTGTCTCAATTGAGCCAATGGGTGAAAACCAGGTCTACGACCTGACCATCCCAGACACCCACAACTTTGTTGCCAATGATATCTGTGTTCATAACACCAGTTTTGTCCTCAATATTGCTCGTAACATTGCGGCTTTTCACAAGTTGCCCGTAGCTGTGTTCAGCCTGGAAATGTCGAAGGAACAGCTAGTTCAGCGCTTGCTCGCAAGTGAAGTCCGGATTGAGAGTGGTCGGTTGCGGGCAGGGCGGATCAGCCAGAACGAGTGGGAGCCGCTGGGACACGCCATCAGTACCTTGTCCCAGTTACCCATTTTCATTGATGACACCCCCAGCATCAGCATTACCGAGATGCGCTCCAAAGCCCGCCGCCTCCAGGCAGAACAGGGCGGTGCCTTGGGGTTGGTGATGCTGGACTATTTGCAGCTAATGGAAGGGGGTAGCGATAACCGGGTGCAGGAGCTATCGAAGGTAACGCGGGCACTTAAGAGCTTGGCGCGGGAACTGAATGTCCCGGTGATTGCTCTGTCCCAGTTGAGCCGGAGTGTGGAATCGCGTACCAATAAGCGACCAATGATGAGTGACTTGAGGGAATCAGGCGCGATCGAGCAGGATGCAGACCTGATTATGATGCTGTACCGGGATGAGTACTACAATCCCGACACACCCGATCGCGGCATTGCGGAAGTGATCCTGTCCAAACACCGGAATGGACCCACTGGAACCGTGAAACTATTGTTTGAATCCCAGTTCACCCAGTTCCGCAACCTAGCAACGCCCAATCGAAATTATTCCTGA
- the petJ gene encoding cytochrome c6 PetJ, whose amino-acid sequence MKTFYRLVGLAIALVLVGFTQPAWAANLSNGEKIFNANCSACHVGGNNVIIANKTLKKEALEKYGMFSLEAIKTQVAKGKNAMPAFGARLHTDQIEDVATYVLEQSKKGW is encoded by the coding sequence TTGAAAACGTTCTATAGACTGGTTGGACTGGCGATCGCACTGGTTCTGGTAGGGTTTACTCAGCCTGCCTGGGCAGCTAATCTGAGCAATGGTGAAAAAATCTTTAACGCCAACTGTTCTGCCTGTCATGTAGGTGGCAACAATGTGATTATCGCCAACAAGACCCTCAAAAAGGAAGCTCTGGAAAAGTATGGAATGTTCTCTCTGGAAGCAATAAAAACTCAGGTTGCGAAGGGAAAAAATGCGATGCCCGCCTTTGGTGCCCGCCTGCACACAGACCAGATTGAGGATGTAGCAACTTACGTTTTGGAGCAGTCTAAGAAAGGCTGGTAA
- the psbV2 gene encoding photosystem II cytochrome PsbV2 produces the protein MRQRFLGILLLVLTGIICWQMVFSQPVWAAIDSYVARYLKATEPVPLEVDFQGRTQLFSAEDLSEGKQLFERNCLSCHVGGTTLPDPTVPLSLAALKGATPRRDTIGSLVAYLRQPMTYDGSEETPWCRRVPETWLSQKQIENLAGFVLRAAQVAPGWGTENFQGD, from the coding sequence ATGCGCCAACGATTCTTGGGGATTCTCTTGCTGGTGTTAACCGGCATTATCTGCTGGCAGATGGTGTTCAGTCAGCCCGTCTGGGCCGCGATCGATTCCTATGTCGCCCGCTATCTGAAGGCAACTGAACCAGTTCCGCTGGAAGTGGACTTCCAGGGACGAACGCAACTGTTTTCAGCGGAAGACTTATCAGAAGGTAAGCAACTATTCGAGCGCAACTGTCTCAGTTGCCATGTGGGTGGTACCACCCTGCCTGATCCGACGGTGCCCCTTTCCCTGGCGGCCTTAAAGGGGGCAACCCCCCGACGGGACACCATTGGCAGCTTAGTGGCTTACCTGCGTCAGCCCATGACATACGATGGCAGCGAGGAAACTCCCTGGTGTCGTCGGGTACCAGAAACCTGGCTATCCCAGAAACAGATAGAAAATTTAGCCGGGTTTGTCCTGCGAGCTGCCCAGGTTGCCCCAGGATGGGGAACAGAAAACTTTCAGGGGGATTAA
- a CDS encoding DUF3370 domain-containing protein has protein sequence MFSLIPLPVLAQVSPAPTPAPQELLVPQTVRPLPGQLDSVLVFNSNSPELVQEEGILLSTFPPQGMKTPSAHLNLAFRDRFDVFAHHIARAKTPEDLRTLYLGVLLHNPGSQPVTVNILHAASYLSQPDAPFIELPPYVDNPLGTVYAGPGSRATDDVLRGRRQPDFPAQIVIPPRKSTLLLNLPIPVKTLDPPLNGRSTVMRLWSSGPVYAASLAKFATQNADGSEQAPTLEAWQTLLETGALAGPRDKPPTPPEQTTGKVIYGRVAGVSRGSQWQAQLVDDPKAPIADWYLSIPQAGQAFSYGLSTLIAGRLGTEQVQTAPMIARYPDTAYQAHGNYAIEYSLTLPLRNTTDQTQTVAIALETPIKEDQLSKNGLRFFDPLPRQVFFRGTVRVRYTDDQGLPRTRYVHLVQRRGQQGEPLALMTMKPGDRRLVQFNFLYPPDSTPPQVLTVRTN, from the coding sequence ATGTTTTCTTTGATTCCACTCCCTGTTCTGGCTCAAGTATCTCCTGCCCCCACGCCTGCGCCGCAAGAATTGCTTGTGCCCCAGACAGTGCGCCCCCTGCCGGGACAGTTAGACTCTGTTCTGGTGTTTAACAGCAACAGTCCAGAACTGGTGCAGGAAGAAGGCATCCTGCTTTCAACGTTTCCGCCTCAGGGGATGAAGACGCCTTCAGCCCATCTGAATCTGGCATTTCGCGATCGCTTTGATGTCTTTGCCCACCACATTGCCCGAGCAAAAACACCAGAGGATCTGCGGACTCTCTACCTGGGCGTTCTGCTGCACAACCCGGGCAGCCAGCCTGTTACAGTTAACATTCTGCACGCAGCCAGTTACCTGAGCCAACCCGACGCCCCGTTCATCGAGTTACCACCCTATGTGGATAATCCCCTGGGTACGGTTTATGCCGGACCCGGCAGCCGTGCCACGGATGATGTGCTGCGGGGCAGGCGTCAACCAGACTTTCCGGCACAAATTGTAATTCCCCCCAGGAAGAGTACGCTGCTACTGAACCTGCCGATTCCTGTCAAGACCCTGGACCCCCCACTTAATGGACGTTCTACCGTGATGCGGCTGTGGAGCAGTGGTCCAGTTTATGCGGCCAGTCTGGCAAAGTTTGCCACCCAGAATGCTGACGGCAGTGAACAGGCTCCCACCCTGGAAGCATGGCAGACCTTACTGGAAACCGGAGCACTGGCGGGACCCCGCGATAAACCCCCCACTCCGCCAGAGCAGACTACTGGAAAGGTTATTTATGGTCGGGTTGCCGGGGTTTCCAGAGGTTCCCAGTGGCAGGCCCAACTTGTGGATGATCCGAAAGCACCGATCGCAGACTGGTACCTCAGCATTCCCCAGGCTGGTCAGGCGTTCTCCTATGGACTTAGTACGCTGATCGCTGGCCGTTTGGGGACCGAGCAGGTGCAGACCGCGCCAATGATTGCCCGTTACCCGGATACGGCCTATCAGGCACACGGAAACTATGCCATCGAATACAGCCTGACCCTGCCGCTACGGAATACAACCGATCAGACACAGACGGTTGCGATCGCCCTCGAAACCCCTATCAAGGAAGACCAGCTTTCTAAAAATGGGCTGCGGTTCTTTGACCCCTTACCCAGGCAGGTGTTTTTCCGGGGGACTGTGCGAGTCCGCTACACCGATGACCAGGGTTTACCCCGGACCCGCTATGTTCATCTGGTACAGCGTCGGGGGCAGCAGGGAGAACCCCTGGCATTGATGACCATGAAACCCGGCGATCGCCGCCTCGTCCAGTTTAATTTTCTCTACCCACCCGATTCAACGCCGCCCCAGGTTTTGACCGTCAGGACAAATTAG